One part of the Verrucomicrobiota bacterium genome encodes these proteins:
- a CDS encoding PIN domain-containing protein: MANLIDTSVWIDFTRSKSSRVLKNFIAPYILDTNAFLSEPVIFEVMRHASAAEFKPLEAMTATFPVLSTPSDLWKRATSLGRTLRDKGYVVGSIDLVIAALASYHGAQIITFDQDFQKIALCEKTVKVNLLKRPS; the protein is encoded by the coding sequence ATGGCAAATTTAATTGATACAAGCGTGTGGATCGATTTCACTCGGTCGAAATCATCCCGAGTCCTTAAAAACTTTATTGCCCCGTATATTTTGGACACTAATGCATTTTTGTCTGAACCCGTTATTTTCGAGGTGATGAGACATGCGAGTGCCGCAGAGTTTAAACCCCTTGAGGCAATGACGGCGACCTTTCCGGTTTTATCGACCCCTTCTGATCTGTGGAAAAGGGCGACCTCGCTGGGGCGTACACTCAGGGACAAGGGTTATGTGGTGGGCTCCATTGATTTAGTCATTGCGGCATTGGCTTCTTACCATGGGGCACAGATCATTACCTTTGACCAGGATTTTCAGAAAATCGCCCTGTGTGAGAAGACCGTGAAAGTAAATTTATTAAAGCGGCCAAGTTGA